Proteins from a genomic interval of Enterococcus faecium:
- the celB gene encoding PTS cellobiose transporter subunit IIC: protein MNGFMDKLSEKIMPLANLLGQNRYLTVLRDAFMLSFPLTMFGSIVVVINNLPFFSDATKGTLSNLFGNGQNATMSIMSVFVTFGIGYYLSKSYDVEGIFGGAVSFASFLILTPFAMKTAGGEDVTGVLSLDRLGAKGMFIGMIAAFLAGEIYCRITKRGWQIKMPDGVPPAVTKSFAALIPAVVTLTIFLVINAVMTGIFNANLHDVVYEVIQKPLTGLGSSLPATLIALFFVQFLWFFGLHGQIIVNSVMDPIWNTLMLDNLEAYQHGKELPHIITKPFMETFTVGIGGSGMTLAVVLLMAFVLKKKQYRDVGRLALAPGIFNVNEPAIFGLPIVLNATILIPWVVAPLIVTTFNYLVMAAGLVPAPTGVSVPWTVPIIASGVLATNSWLGGMLQVIDFVIVAFIWYPFLKVLDKQPDLDIA from the coding sequence ATGAACGGTTTTATGGACAAGCTTTCTGAGAAAATCATGCCCTTAGCTAATTTATTAGGGCAAAATCGTTACCTTACAGTGCTGCGGGATGCTTTCATGCTTTCCTTCCCTTTAACGATGTTCGGTTCGATCGTTGTCGTTATCAATAACTTGCCTTTTTTCAGTGACGCAACAAAGGGAACTTTATCGAATTTATTCGGTAATGGGCAAAATGCAACAATGAGCATCATGTCGGTTTTTGTTACTTTTGGTATCGGCTATTATTTATCAAAATCTTATGACGTTGAAGGTATTTTCGGTGGTGCCGTGTCTTTTGCCAGCTTCTTGATTCTTACGCCTTTTGCAATGAAAACCGCTGGCGGTGAAGATGTGACTGGTGTGCTTTCACTTGATCGTCTTGGCGCAAAAGGAATGTTCATTGGAATGATCGCTGCTTTCTTGGCTGGAGAAATCTACTGCAGAATCACGAAACGCGGCTGGCAGATCAAAATGCCTGATGGAGTTCCGCCTGCAGTAACAAAATCATTTGCCGCTTTGATCCCTGCTGTAGTGACACTAACTATTTTCTTAGTAATCAATGCTGTGATGACTGGTATTTTCAATGCTAACTTACATGACGTCGTTTATGAAGTGATCCAAAAACCATTAACTGGTTTGGGAAGTAGTTTACCTGCAACATTGATTGCTTTGTTCTTTGTCCAATTCTTATGGTTCTTCGGACTTCACGGACAAATCATCGTCAACTCTGTAATGGACCCGATTTGGAATACACTGATGCTTGATAACTTAGAAGCTTATCAACATGGAAAAGAATTACCACACATCATCACAAAACCATTCATGGAAACCTTCACTGTTGGTATTGGTGGCTCTGGAATGACTTTAGCTGTCGTTTTATTGATGGCCTTTGTTCTTAAAAAGAAACAGTATCGTGATGTTGGACGATTAGCTTTAGCACCTGGTATTTTCAATGTAAATGAACCAGCGATCTTCGGTCTACCGATCGTATTGAATGCAACAATCCTTATTCCTTGGGTTGTGGCACCTCTAATCGTAACGACGTTCAATTATTTGGTAATGGCTGCTGGACTTGTCCCTGCACCAACTGGCGTCTCTGTTCCATGGACTGTGCCAATCATTGCAAGCGGTGTCTTAGCAACAAATTCATGGCTTGGTGGTATGCTGCAAGTCATCGACTTTGTCATCGTTGCCTTTATCTGGTACCCATTCCTGAAAGTACTAGATAAACAACCAGATTTAGATATTGCTTAA
- a CDS encoding DeoR/GlpR family DNA-binding transcription regulator, whose product MLKKERQERIITLLEKDFYLTNSEIANKLGVSEMTIRRDVTELAKKNKVKKLYGGVERKEPYNRELSTQEKIDTNVAEKKYIGQVMNSMIPDNSTIYVGAGTTILYALPFIQKKNLFVITNSLIAFNYLKNHTSYRILLTGGEFSPITEEFIGEVAERSFESLNVDISFAATNGIFDNNVTTAQFIEGNIQNAALNAAKIKCIVADYSKLNKSDVYTFRKLTDFDYLITDNHLSKQDFHHYSKYLTILKEPKNDTDNHDEPIH is encoded by the coding sequence ATGCTGAAAAAAGAAAGACAAGAACGAATCATTACGTTATTAGAGAAAGATTTTTATTTAACTAATTCAGAAATCGCTAACAAATTAGGCGTATCAGAAATGACCATACGCCGAGATGTCACTGAATTAGCAAAAAAAAATAAAGTAAAAAAGCTATATGGTGGCGTTGAACGAAAGGAACCTTATAATCGAGAACTATCGACTCAAGAAAAGATTGATACGAATGTAGCCGAAAAAAAATATATTGGTCAAGTCATGAACAGTATGATTCCCGATAATTCTACTATTTATGTCGGTGCTGGAACAACGATCCTATATGCACTCCCTTTCATTCAAAAGAAAAATCTATTTGTAATTACAAATAGTTTGATTGCTTTCAACTATTTAAAGAATCATACAAGTTATCGAATTTTACTTACTGGTGGCGAATTTTCTCCTATTACAGAAGAGTTCATTGGGGAAGTTGCAGAAAGATCTTTTGAAAGTTTGAATGTCGATATCTCTTTCGCTGCAACAAACGGCATATTTGATAACAATGTGACAACCGCTCAATTTATTGAGGGAAATATTCAGAACGCAGCGCTCAATGCAGCAAAAATCAAATGTATTGTTGCAGATTATTCAAAATTAAATAAATCAGATGTCTATACTTTTAGAAAATTAACCGATTTTGATTATCTAATAACCGATAATCATTTATCAAAACAAGATTTCCATCATTATTCAAAATACTTAACCATATTAAAGGAGCCAAAAAATGATACTGACAATCACGATGAACCCATCCATTGA
- a CDS encoding MerR family transcriptional regulator codes for MYSIGQVSEMFGLPVSTLRYYDKEGLFPDIQRVSGIRKFSENELEALRVIDCLKKSGLEIKDIKQFMEWSKEGSKTFEVRKELFEKQKEVVEKEIAKLERVLAMLNYKSWYYEEAIKAGNEEAVLTMIPDDLPQHVKEAYEHSH; via the coding sequence ATGTATTCCATTGGACAAGTGTCTGAAATGTTTGGATTGCCTGTTTCTACTTTACGTTATTACGACAAAGAGGGATTATTTCCTGATATCCAGCGTGTTTCTGGTATTAGAAAATTTTCAGAGAATGAGTTAGAGGCTTTAAGAGTCATTGACTGTTTGAAAAAATCTGGTTTAGAAATAAAAGACATTAAGCAATTCATGGAATGGAGCAAAGAAGGCAGTAAGACATTTGAGGTTCGTAAAGAACTATTTGAAAAACAAAAAGAAGTAGTAGAAAAAGAAATAGCAAAATTAGAAAGAGTACTCGCTATGCTAAACTACAAAAGCTGGTACTATGAAGAAGCAATAAAAGCCGGCAATGAAGAAGCCGTATTGACAATGATTCCTGATGATTTACCCCAACATGTAAAAGAAGCTTATGAACATTCTCATTGA
- a CDS encoding alpha/beta hydrolase has protein sequence MTYIFEKGTSGKHLILLHGTGGDEHSLLDIAHFLAPNSTLLSFRGTVQEDGMNRFFKRNGLNQFDLDSLEKETDKLHEKIKEISEKELIPLSDWLLVGYSNGANIAAHLLLERETELNKGLFFHPMSLGVHQSRSTLEDKTVWISYGDNDPIVSPASFKELADQFETRQANVTIQLTVTGHQLTMDEIEQAREWTDHLLTK, from the coding sequence ATGACCTACATTTTTGAAAAAGGAACAAGTGGCAAGCATTTGATCTTACTTCATGGCACAGGTGGCGATGAACATTCTTTACTGGATATCGCTCACTTTCTTGCACCAAACAGTACATTGCTTTCTTTTCGTGGCACGGTCCAAGAAGATGGGATGAATCGTTTTTTCAAGCGTAATGGATTGAATCAATTCGACCTGGACAGTTTGGAAAAAGAAACAGATAAACTCCATGAAAAAATCAAAGAAATCAGCGAAAAAGAACTGATACCGTTAAGTGACTGGCTGCTTGTCGGCTATTCAAATGGCGCAAACATCGCTGCTCATTTATTATTGGAGCGTGAGACCGAGCTAAATAAAGGGTTGTTTTTCCATCCGATGTCTCTAGGTGTTCATCAAAGCCGTTCCACATTAGAGGATAAAACCGTCTGGATTTCTTATGGTGATAACGATCCAATCGTTTCCCCTGCTTCCTTTAAAGAATTGGCCGATCAATTCGAAACACGCCAAGCAAATGTGACTATTCAGCTAACTGTAACAGGTCATCAGTTGACGATGGACGAAATCGAGCAAGCGAGGGAATGGACAGACCACCTCTTAACTAAATAA
- a CDS encoding PTS sugar transporter subunit IIB: MKNRLIVACGSGVATSQTIASKIQSMLEDDGIAFPVEAVDYKSIQNELLTAGIYVYVAQPDEEVLEQAKDLGIEVFPGIPFLTGMGVEPIYDSIKELVQ, from the coding sequence ATGAAAAATCGGTTAATTGTCGCATGTGGAAGTGGAGTAGCAACGAGTCAGACAATCGCTAGTAAGATCCAAAGTATGTTAGAGGATGACGGCATCGCATTTCCTGTAGAAGCAGTTGATTACAAATCGATTCAAAATGAGCTTCTAACTGCTGGAATCTATGTGTATGTCGCACAACCTGATGAGGAAGTACTTGAACAAGCAAAAGATTTGGGTATTGAAGTATTTCCAGGAATTCCATTTTTAACTGGAATGGGTGTAGAACCTATTTATGACAGTATCAAAGAGTTAGTACAGTAA
- a CDS encoding ring-cleaving dioxygenase — MDTQIRGIHHVTAMTSSATKIYRFFTDILGMRLIKKTVNQDDIETYHLYFTDDTGAPGTDMTFFDFPNQPKGKKGTDTISRASFRVPSDAALDFWLERFEKYDVTHSAINERFGKKYIEFEDFDNQYYQLISDENNQGVAAGIPWKNSNVPTEFAITGLGPVFVRVSQLEHIRLILEKILGFKETDHSGDFYLFEIGEGGNGASIIIEHRTDLPKAIEGFGNIHHLALRVADKEALEYWIQVINKIELPNSGFVDRFYFQSEYFLAAHHVLFELATDGPGFLEDEPAESAGEKLSLPPFLEERREAIEAYVRPFDTSDANKKRE, encoded by the coding sequence ATGGATACACAAATCAGAGGAATTCACCACGTCACAGCAATGACATCTAGCGCTACAAAAATCTACCGCTTTTTTACAGATATTTTAGGAATGCGCTTAATCAAAAAAACAGTTAACCAAGATGACATCGAAACTTACCATCTTTACTTTACAGACGATACTGGTGCGCCAGGAACAGATATGACTTTCTTTGATTTTCCAAATCAGCCAAAAGGAAAAAAAGGAACAGATACGATCTCTCGTGCTTCTTTCCGTGTGCCAAGTGACGCAGCATTAGACTTTTGGTTGGAACGTTTTGAAAAATATGACGTTACTCATTCAGCAATCAATGAACGTTTCGGCAAAAAATATATCGAATTTGAAGATTTCGATAATCAGTATTATCAATTGATCTCTGACGAAAACAATCAAGGTGTAGCAGCTGGCATTCCTTGGAAAAACAGCAATGTACCGACAGAGTTTGCGATCACAGGACTTGGACCTGTCTTTGTCCGTGTCAGTCAATTAGAGCATATCCGCTTGATTCTTGAAAAAATCTTAGGATTCAAAGAAACAGACCATTCAGGAGATTTCTACTTATTTGAAATCGGTGAAGGGGGAAATGGTGCAAGCATCATTATTGAACATCGGACAGACTTGCCAAAAGCAATCGAAGGATTTGGAAATATCCATCACTTAGCATTGCGTGTAGCAGACAAAGAAGCATTGGAATACTGGATTCAAGTAATCAATAAGATTGAATTGCCAAATTCTGGTTTCGTCGATCGTTTCTATTTCCAATCTGAGTACTTCCTAGCCGCTCATCACGTACTGTTTGAATTAGCAACTGATGGTCCTGGATTCCTTGAAGATGAACCAGCAGAATCAGCAGGAGAAAAACTATCTCTTCCTCCATTCTTAGAAGAACGTCGTGAAGCCATTGAAGCTTATGTCCGTCCTTTCGATACAAGTGATGCAAATAAAAAACGTGAATAA
- a CDS encoding class II aldolase/adducin family protein: protein MSDGRMLFERERQDMARIVRVIFERKNTNVAGGNFSFKTTDDQGKDYIIMTPTMMSEAYLGEISPAQVLVVEPRTRRIVDGVGHLTREINMHEAMYETNPAIKAVLHAHAPNAMFWATTGLPMPNLTEATAKVKEIPVMDFEPNCSEELAELTSDYVKKQHLELPHMLLLNSHGVLINTGGESGIEAIHKALQILDTVEWNAEIAYKQTIFQALGITDGFYSKGEKIGGLEELKHKTAIYNKSVIAAGGD, encoded by the coding sequence ATGTCAGATGGACGTATGTTATTTGAGAGAGAACGACAGGACATGGCACGTATCGTAAGAGTGATTTTCGAAAGGAAAAACACAAATGTCGCAGGAGGGAATTTTTCCTTTAAAACCACTGATGATCAAGGGAAAGACTACATCATCATGACGCCGACCATGATGTCAGAAGCCTATCTAGGAGAGATTTCTCCTGCACAGGTTCTAGTAGTAGAACCAAGAACGCGTAGAATCGTTGACGGAGTCGGTCATTTAACTCGTGAAATCAATATGCATGAAGCGATGTATGAGACTAATCCAGCTATCAAAGCTGTCCTACATGCTCATGCGCCTAATGCAATGTTCTGGGCGACTACTGGGTTGCCTATGCCTAATTTGACTGAAGCCACAGCTAAAGTAAAAGAGATCCCTGTCATGGACTTTGAGCCTAATTGCTCTGAAGAACTTGCTGAATTGACAAGCGACTATGTAAAAAAACAGCATCTCGAATTACCGCATATGTTGCTGCTCAACTCTCATGGCGTATTGATCAACACAGGTGGAGAATCAGGAATCGAAGCTATCCATAAAGCACTGCAAATCCTTGATACAGTTGAATGGAATGCAGAAATTGCCTACAAGCAGACGATTTTTCAAGCATTAGGGATTACTGACGGTTTTTATTCAAAAGGTGAGAAAATCGGGGGATTGGAAGAGTTGAAACATAAAACGGCTATTTATAATAAATCTGTTATTGCAGCTGGTGGAGACTAA
- a CDS encoding PTS sugar transporter subunit IIA: MKYKEMFVPSLIQLAVEVKNKEEAFLIAAQRLEKMGYVNENYLNGLIAREREFPTGLITKYLNIALPHSECEYVEKPFVFVMQLKNPIYFYQMGDSQEMTVENLFFLGIKEPKEQVGLLQAFMNLFMDETFVENYKKQETPQNIYELITNYI, encoded by the coding sequence ATGAAATATAAAGAGATGTTCGTTCCTAGTTTGATTCAATTAGCGGTAGAAGTAAAAAATAAAGAAGAAGCTTTTTTAATCGCTGCACAACGATTAGAAAAAATGGGGTACGTCAATGAGAATTATTTGAATGGACTGATTGCAAGAGAAAGAGAATTTCCTACTGGATTGATTACTAAGTATTTAAATATCGCGCTGCCACATTCGGAATGTGAATATGTCGAAAAGCCATTTGTTTTTGTTATGCAGCTGAAGAACCCAATTTATTTTTATCAAATGGGGGATAGTCAGGAAATGACTGTAGAAAATCTATTTTTTTTAGGAATCAAAGAACCAAAAGAACAAGTAGGATTACTTCAAGCGTTTATGAATTTATTCATGGATGAAACATTCGTGGAAAATTATAAGAAACAAGAAACACCGCAAAACATATACGAACTTATTACAAATTATATTTAG
- a CDS encoding 1-phosphofructokinase family hexose kinase — protein MILTITMNPSIDSIYFTKHFELGTMTRFASPVRYVGGKGINCGRASALLGSSVILTGFLGGYFGSMIQDMLKNENLFDLHFLPIAEESRGAVTIMHDDETQTELVEAGPEIADTTIKKLMNDIKQISKNNYLSVITINGSVNNPDPFLYAKLLQYIKEQIDPSTYILMDISGQHLREVLANKYKPMFIKPNIHEFSDIIHQKITQKSDIKHHLKTNPLFKDIDVIMISCGSYGAVVKVKEEFWNVEIPKIPIINTTGSGDATVGGFAHSLEQNYPLKECVRYAMACGMSNAQQSEVGKVIPADVKNLAKSIKITEMK, from the coding sequence ATGATACTGACAATCACGATGAACCCATCCATTGATTCCATTTATTTTACAAAACACTTTGAATTAGGTACGATGACACGCTTTGCTTCTCCGGTACGCTATGTAGGCGGCAAGGGAATCAATTGCGGACGAGCTTCTGCTCTACTAGGTTCATCAGTTATTTTAACGGGGTTTTTGGGCGGTTATTTTGGCAGTATGATTCAAGATATGCTGAAAAATGAAAATTTGTTTGATTTGCATTTTTTACCTATTGCAGAAGAATCAAGAGGTGCCGTCACGATCATGCATGATGATGAAACGCAGACAGAGCTAGTGGAAGCTGGTCCTGAAATAGCAGATACTACTATCAAAAAATTAATGAATGATATCAAACAAATCAGTAAAAATAATTACCTTTCAGTCATTACAATAAATGGTTCTGTTAACAATCCAGATCCCTTTTTGTATGCTAAATTATTACAATATATCAAAGAACAAATAGATCCTTCCACCTATATATTAATGGATATATCTGGACAACATCTCCGTGAAGTCTTAGCAAATAAGTATAAACCGATGTTCATCAAACCTAATATCCATGAGTTTTCAGATATCATCCATCAAAAAATTACTCAAAAAAGCGACATAAAACACCATCTAAAAACAAATCCACTATTTAAAGATATTGATGTTATCATGATTTCTTGCGGCTCGTATGGTGCAGTAGTCAAAGTAAAAGAAGAATTTTGGAATGTTGAGATCCCTAAGATTCCTATCATTAATACAACAGGCTCTGGGGATGCCACTGTTGGAGGTTTTGCTCATTCATTAGAACAGAATTATCCTTTAAAAGAATGTGTAAGGTACGCAATGGCTTGCGGCATGTCGAATGCACAGCAATCAGAAGTCGGGAAAGTTATTCCAGCTGATGTAAAAAATTTAGCAAAAAGCATTAAAATCACAGAAATGAAATAA
- a CDS encoding alpha/beta hydrolase, whose translation MNKELNITQEWDKVFPKSNQVNHRKVSFPNRFGITLVADLYEPKEVSEKKLPAIAVSGPFGAVKEQSSGLYAQTMAERGFLTIAFDPSFTGESGGVPRYVASPDINTEDFQAAVDFLSVQKNVNPERIGIIGICGWGGMALNAAAIDTRVKATVVSTMYDMTRVTANGYFDVMDENARYEMREELNAQRIIDFKQGDYARAGGVVDPLPEDAPQFVKDYHAYYKTDRGYHVRSLNSNDGWNRTSGLSLMNAKLLHYIPEIRHAVLVIHGEKAHSRYFGEDAFKELKGDNKELMIIPGASHTDLYDQTDIIPFEKMATFFEENLV comes from the coding sequence ATGAATAAAGAATTAAACATCACACAAGAATGGGACAAAGTATTTCCAAAAAGCAATCAAGTCAATCATCGAAAGGTGAGCTTCCCGAATCGTTTTGGTATCACATTAGTCGCTGATTTATATGAACCAAAAGAAGTAAGTGAAAAGAAATTGCCGGCAATCGCTGTGAGCGGGCCATTTGGTGCAGTGAAGGAACAATCGTCTGGTCTATATGCGCAGACGATGGCTGAAAGAGGCTTTTTAACGATTGCGTTTGATCCATCGTTTACAGGAGAAAGCGGAGGAGTACCTCGATATGTTGCTTCGCCTGATATCAATACGGAAGATTTCCAAGCGGCAGTAGACTTTTTATCTGTACAAAAAAATGTAAACCCTGAGAGAATCGGAATCATTGGTATTTGTGGATGGGGAGGTATGGCATTGAATGCAGCAGCTATCGATACGCGGGTCAAAGCAACAGTTGTTTCCACAATGTATGACATGACTCGAGTAACAGCAAATGGCTACTTCGATGTTATGGATGAAAATGCCCGATATGAAATGCGTGAAGAATTAAATGCACAACGCATCATTGATTTCAAACAAGGGGACTACGCACGTGCTGGAGGTGTGGTTGATCCGTTGCCTGAAGATGCTCCTCAATTTGTCAAAGACTATCATGCGTATTATAAAACAGACCGCGGATATCATGTCCGTTCTTTAAACTCCAATGATGGTTGGAATAGGACATCAGGGTTGTCACTTATGAATGCAAAACTATTGCATTATATTCCAGAAATCCGTCATGCAGTCTTAGTCATTCACGGGGAAAAAGCTCATTCACGTTACTTTGGGGAGGACGCTTTCAAAGAACTAAAAGGTGACAACAAGGAACTCATGATCATTCCGGGAGCATCCCATACAGATCTATACGACCAGACAGACATCATTCCATTTGAAAAAATGGCAACATTCTTTGAAGAGAACCTTGTGTAA
- a CDS encoding PTS galactitol transporter subunit IIC → MEVFQTIINYVLNLGSAIFVPLIILILGLLAGMKLKKAFMSALTLGIAFSGMSMVIGYMSNAVSPASEALAKNTGISLPALDLGWTGAASITWSWSYAFIFFAVTIGVNFVLLLFNWTKTLNVDMWNVWGKALTAYLVYYVSGSLAAGFLTAMVQVILELKLGDMFQKHIQDLTGIPLVTVTHFMTSAAVLLLPFNMIMDKIPALNKRADTNALKKKIGIFSENSVMGFIIGLGLGFAAAYGVSGSLNLAIQTATALSLFPMISKMFMQSLSPLADAMSEFMKKRFKDREVYIGLDWPILAGRSEIWVTAILLVPVFIGYAIILPGNQVLPLAGIINYSIAVGGLLLTGGNLARMLILGILTMPIYLYGATYLAPILSDLAEKSGAVEGIKKGQLITWSSIEGPEFRVLFAEAFNRNILAIVGCVIFLGLFVLLYKYMIKAKVPSERYAELQK, encoded by the coding sequence ATGGAAGTTTTCCAAACCATTATCAATTATGTTTTGAACTTAGGATCAGCCATTTTTGTTCCCCTGATTATTTTGATACTTGGATTGTTGGCAGGGATGAAATTAAAAAAAGCATTCATGTCTGCTTTGACTTTAGGGATTGCTTTTAGCGGAATGTCTATGGTCATTGGCTATATGTCTAACGCAGTAAGTCCAGCATCAGAAGCATTGGCTAAAAATACGGGAATCAGTTTGCCTGCACTTGATCTTGGGTGGACAGGTGCAGCAAGCATCACATGGTCGTGGAGTTATGCTTTTATATTTTTTGCAGTAACGATTGGGGTCAATTTTGTACTGTTACTTTTTAATTGGACGAAGACGTTAAATGTTGATATGTGGAATGTTTGGGGGAAAGCTTTAACTGCTTATTTAGTTTATTATGTTTCCGGTAGTTTGGCTGCAGGCTTTCTTACTGCAATGGTCCAAGTTATATTGGAATTAAAGCTTGGTGATATGTTTCAAAAACATATACAAGATCTCACAGGGATTCCATTAGTAACAGTGACTCATTTTATGACATCTGCCGCTGTCTTATTGCTGCCTTTCAATATGATCATGGATAAAATTCCTGCTTTAAATAAACGAGCGGATACGAATGCATTGAAGAAGAAAATTGGGATCTTCTCTGAAAACTCTGTAATGGGATTCATTATTGGATTGGGGCTTGGCTTTGCTGCTGCGTATGGCGTTTCAGGTTCTCTTAATCTAGCGATCCAAACAGCTACAGCATTAAGTTTGTTTCCTATGATCTCTAAAATGTTCATGCAATCTTTGTCTCCTCTAGCAGACGCTATGTCAGAATTTATGAAAAAGCGGTTTAAGGATCGTGAAGTATATATCGGATTGGACTGGCCGATATTAGCTGGTCGTTCAGAAATTTGGGTTACTGCTATTTTACTTGTTCCTGTGTTTATTGGTTATGCCATTATTTTGCCAGGAAACCAAGTATTACCATTAGCAGGGATTATCAACTATTCGATTGCGGTCGGCGGATTACTTTTAACAGGAGGAAACTTGGCTCGTATGCTGATCTTGGGAATCCTCACGATGCCTATTTATTTGTACGGGGCCACTTACCTTGCGCCAATACTCAGTGATTTAGCAGAAAAAAGCGGAGCAGTCGAGGGAATCAAGAAAGGACAGTTGATCACATGGTCATCCATAGAAGGACCGGAGTTCAGGGTTTTATTTGCGGAGGCATTTAATAGGAATATTCTCGCTATTGTAGGATGCGTGATTTTTCTAGGACTGTTTGTTCTACTTTATAAATATATGATAAAAGCGAAAGTACCGAGTGAACGTTATGCTGAACTACAAAAATAG
- a CDS encoding GntR family transcriptional regulator: protein MPKYEEIANILRERIRSKEYPPDSFLPNQVDLVKEFGASRMTIKKAINILAMEGLVYSQRGSGTKILNHPFMQKDTSPANEYEGLSLQMKRRHRSLKSQIIHFDVEFPNQYIQERLMIDAEQPVYNIHRLRILDGEPYVLEHTFMPVHLVPGLKKEHLLASIYDHLHQELNVHFAGAYRAISADKSDEYDQQYLNCAENDPVLEVQQVVYLKDGQPIEYSSSRNRFDVRNYSVLDVRST from the coding sequence GTGCCAAAATACGAAGAAATCGCAAATATTTTAAGAGAACGTATCCGTTCAAAAGAGTATCCTCCCGATAGTTTTTTGCCTAATCAAGTCGACTTGGTAAAAGAATTTGGTGCGAGCCGGATGACAATCAAAAAAGCCATCAATATCTTAGCAATGGAAGGACTTGTCTATTCGCAGCGAGGATCAGGAACGAAAATCTTGAATCATCCATTTATGCAAAAAGACACATCGCCCGCTAACGAGTATGAAGGTTTGAGTCTCCAAATGAAACGCAGACATCGTTCTTTGAAGAGTCAAATCATTCATTTTGATGTTGAATTCCCTAATCAATATATCCAAGAACGATTGATGATCGATGCCGAGCAACCTGTCTACAATATTCACCGGTTAAGGATCTTAGATGGCGAGCCATATGTTTTAGAGCATACCTTTATGCCAGTCCATCTTGTGCCGGGTTTAAAAAAAGAACATTTGTTAGCCTCTATCTATGATCATCTTCATCAAGAATTGAATGTCCATTTTGCAGGGGCTTATCGTGCTATTTCTGCAGATAAAAGTGATGAATATGATCAGCAATATTTGAACTGTGCAGAAAACGATCCTGTACTGGAAGTTCAGCAAGTCGTCTATCTCAAAGATGGACAGCCGATTGAATATTCTTCCAGCCGAAACCGATTTGATGTTCGGAACTATTCTGTGCTGGATGTGCGTTCAACTTAA